One stretch of Aeromicrobium fastidiosum DNA includes these proteins:
- a CDS encoding DUF7218 family protein, protein MPQDKNPSLKKPDMYDDLREEGASKEKAARISNAAAQKGRSKSSVAAKGGRSGSYDDWTVADLRHRAKELGLTGYSDQTKDELIEALRDH, encoded by the coding sequence ACAAGAACCCCAGCCTGAAGAAGCCCGACATGTACGACGACCTCCGCGAGGAGGGCGCATCGAAGGAGAAGGCTGCCCGCATCTCCAACGCCGCGGCCCAGAAGGGACGCTCGAAGTCGTCCGTCGCGGCGAAGGGCGGCCGGTCGGGGTCGTACGACGACTGGACCGTCGCCGATCTGCGTCACCGGGCCAAGGAGCTCGGGCTCACGGGATACTCCGACCAGACCAAGGACGAGCTGATCGAGGCGCTGCGCGATCACTGA